Genomic window (Apodemus sylvaticus chromosome 22, mApoSyl1.1, whole genome shotgun sequence):
TACAAATTAGTCACCTTGATATTCTGACCTGCttgggatattttttttttttatgtctgttgCAGTAACACACTCCCTTTCCTTTACCACTTAGTGGGAGCCTTACAACTACGTGCATGTGAATAGACTACTGCTTTTCACATGGCAAGTTGAAAACTCAaactattttcaaatgaaaacattCCAACATGTGGTGCCCCTCCCTTGTCAGTCTTCCGTCCTAGGCAGTGTCTGTGGCTGGTTCCAGGTGGCCACACAGCCCACTCCTGATATAAGCTCTAAGATCCAGCCCAGACATAAGCTGTAGGTTGGTCCTTCCTTTTATTaccaaacaaaaacacttttCTGAATAGGGACCAAGTCTAGGCCAAATgacagaagagagagtcagagacctgAGAATCAGTGCCCCATGGAACTACAGCCAGCTTTGGATGGAAAAAGAAGGTgatcaagaaagaaaatcaagaacaGGACAGCAGTATGTCCTGTTTAAATATTCTGTGAAACAGAATCTTCATCTCCAGTCTGCAAGAATCATAGACTTGAGTTTTCATTGTGGTCCCCACATGCCTTAATCTAATCATCCAAGGCTGCAATACTCCCTGGAAGGTAGTTGGACCTGTGGAATGGCTCTGGGGGCTTTCTGGACAACCTGGGTAGTAAATAAATATTGGCATAAGATCTCTCTGGGAGGCCTTGTGCTTTATGTTAAAGATGAAGAAACTCTGTCAAGTCAGTTGTCCCCAAGCCACAGACCAAAAAGCAGAGGTGAGATTTGAAGCCAACCAACTGTTCTGGCCCAAACACTTGCCAGTCCCTTGGCCTGAGCCATACGGCGATGCTCTTGTTTTCACAACAGGAAAGTGACTTGCTGTCGCAATACCAAGTTCCACAGCTTATTATGCCTGTCTTgggaaattttatttcattttgaagatTCAGTGAGCTGAGTCAAGGAACAAAAATGGAAGTCCACAAAGAAGTGTAGGTGGGGACGCCTGGCTCCTAGTTGGCTTCTTCTCTGTTCTGCTGAGGTCCACGTGGCTTAGCATCTGCCCTCAGCTGGAGGGCCATCCACCCTCATTATGTACCTCAGATGCAGACTCACCAAAACCCTAGTGGGAAACATTCCTAAAGGCTGAAAGTAGGGTGGGGAGGCTCTCCAGCAGTTGGACCGGCTCATCGGCCTGCCAGTGTGCCTGCAGAGCGTTCCTGCGTGCCAGGAGCCACTGCGTGCCACTGGCCTGGGTTAGTGGATGTTGCAGCTCTAGCTTCTAGATGTCTGTGTAACTATGGATTTGCACCATTttacgttttgttttgttttgtttttaaaaaacccacTTCTCAGCTTCTGGCGGTATCCCATCTAGAAAGAATATGCAATTTTAGTAAGGAACGTTCTCACTGAGGAAAAAGACAACACAGGAGACTCATCCAAACTGAAAAGGAGCCAGAGCCAAGCTCCTGTTCTTGGACAGCTATCACTAGCGACTGATCCACGCTAACATCATGATGGCCCTGAGTGGCCGGCGTTTAGAAGGATAGCTCTTTAGAAGCCTCCCATTAAAGTTAGCATTTTAATACGACTGGATCATGACCAAAGGTGGAAAGCCACACAAAAACTGACTAAAACCTCAGAGCTAGGACCCTCTCAGCTGGATGCCAAGGGCATTACTGAGGTGCAGAGGTGAGAAAGAGGAAATGAACACAGTAGCCATCACCTGAGTGGCTGAGGAAATCTTAACTTACGGAGGGCATATGGATGTCCCAGAATCCTCTAAGTTGGCAGAAATCTTACCCAGTCCCCAAGATCTCCTTCTGTGAGCATTACCCACAATTCCCTTGGCAGGATGAACTCATTAGATCAAAAAGTCTTCATGTAAAAAAATGGCTGGCtaactttgtttttataaataaagttttagtaGACTGTAGTCGCTCCCAGCAATGTGGAAGAGATTCAACAGAAACTGTATGGCCTGTGCAACCTAAACTACATATTGCTGGCCTTTCATAGATAATAGGCCTAAAACAAAATTCCCCACGTGCCTGTAGCGAGTCacctgtgttttattttctctaccaGTCAACACtggtgtctttttaaaatttttaacacaaaTGAATTGTCAAACatgaattttaagaaataaatagaaagtaCTAGAATAAATGTTTTTAGAATTAGATATGATACTAACAAAACTTCCTTCTCATAAAAAACAAGTAGACTGAGTATAGATAATACAGACTGGGAAATGGGTAAATATGACAAAACTGTACCTGTTTTACTGAAAGTGTGCACACTAGATATGCATCATTATACTGAAACCTCTTGTTTTTCCCCTATATTAACTAAACAGAAAGTGTCTACTGAACAGCAGGACTTTAACCTCCATATTAAACAAATGTCTATGTGCACAGAGTGAACAACACTGATATATACAGGACTGAACGTGACTAAGCTTTGCATGTGTAATCTAATTAAGCTAGCTGGCCATGGTGCACTAAAGAAATAACacagatataaaatatttcttgtaCTGTTCTAATACAAGGAGCCGTAAAGGGATTGACCTCATGCTGAACAGTACAGAATGAGGCTTTAGTATCGTTCCAAAGCTTAGGTTATTCCTTCAAATACCTACCATTCAAAATGAAGCTAAGTAGTGCTATAATTTCAAAGTTCCTTCTTCATCATTAGCCGTATCCTACAGTTACGAAGCCACAGACTCATGATATCTCTGTGTGAGACAAACGGTGGGGCTCATATGAGCTCTTGTCGTTTGAGGTGTGAACCTGAGCCTTAATCTGAACTGTGTCTGTCATGGTCTAGAATCTTCTATTTGTACTGTTGTGTCAACCTTCAAAACTTCACCTTTTGGAGAATTTCAGATTTGGGATACTGGAGGGTTTTCCCAACTTAAGATCCTGGACATGACCTTATACGATCTTAGTGTATTAAAGGCATACATTCTCTGTCTTTTGTCGTGATGCTTAAATCTGGTATGACCTTGGGGTATACCAAGGTCGGGCCCTCAGGTGCCCTCAGGGTTTTGATCATGCCTAGGTGCAGCTATCCATTTCAACTTACTAACCAGACCCTCATAGCAGCATCCAGCACTAGCCACCTTCTTCACAACAGCATATGCACAACCCTTATCTGCTGTCTTGTTGAAATTCTAAGGCTCTGTGGCCATAGTATTTCTGTAGCATGCTAAACCGTTGAGTTTAGCTTTGAGCTACTGGCCTTTAGCTCAGGGAACAGGCCACACTACCAGCCCCCTCCTAGCTTCCCTTGAATCTGAGGATGAAagacacatacgtgcacacacacacacacacacacacacacacacacacattgcatagTTGTTCCTTTTCAATTTGCCTTCTAGCACAATTGCTGGGTGCTACTATCTCCAGCCTGGGAAAGCAGGTCCTTATCAATACTCTTAGCTCTGTACTtcccacctgccctaaacttcagtggctaATCCCACCTAGCCCCTGCCAAACACCCCTGCCCACCCACCTAGTGGCTGCAGGTCCCAGCTCCTCCCATGGTTGCCCGGTTCTCCTCTCTCCAAAGCATGGCGagctcctctccttccttgcaCCCCCTTTTCCTGCTGGGACCCAGCAATCCTGTCTGTACCTTTCGCCCAGCAATTGGccatggctttctttactgacagatcaagaaccacttggggaacaggaccttaacaTAAGCACTGCCCCCTACACTAAACCAGTCCACCTGGAGAATAAAGTCAACTTGAGGGgtctctttttttctataaacACGTTCAGCTCTCTTTATCTCCATTTCACATTTCTTTATAGACATGGACTATTTTTTTTCAGGTCCAAAAAGGGCAGCCAATGCAACGTGAGTCTCTTAAACAGTCAGTATTGTAAGAACCTTACAGAGGAGTCATGCATGTACCTGATACTTCAGTTCATCCCAAGCGTGCGAAGAACACTTGCAACTTGCACTCTGGAATGATTTGGGGGTGGTATTTAGGGGCTGCAGATTTTGGATATTCTAGGTCAGGGCCACATGGCACATTGTTGAACAAATGTGTGGATTCACATGCAACATTTTTTGAGATAACTTGACTAAAGGAGACAACATGTTGAATATTCTTTAACCAAGTGATGATTGGACCAGCAGTGATTTGTATTGTGATATTTCTTGAACCTTAGTATTtgcataaatataatatatatgttatatatgtgtatgtgtaataaatgtatattatataacgTATTATCTATATTATATGGGGATGAGTATAAAATCTGAGTGTGAAATTAATTGTTTTTTCATTAATATCTTGTGCATGTGACCTCAGGGTAATTGTGTACATTTTTagtgtgcttgcttgcttatttgcttgcttttctggcttgctttgtgtgtgtgtgtatgtgtgtgtgtgtgtgtgtgtgtgtgtgtgtgtttgcatttttttttttaaactacaacCCATTGTCCAAGACCAAGTGTGGAAATGTTTACCTCATGCTCAAAAGTGTTTGGATTTTGGAGCATTTTAGAATTGAATTATTTGGAGTAGAGATGGCCAGTCTAGATAAACAGGCGCGAACAAGGGTGGTTGTGACAATGGATGGACTGTGTGTTGGTGTAGTGTGGTTGTATTTTCTCTGTTGTGATGAAAAATCCCCATTTTCATCAGTAGTGTGAAAGATGCAGTGTGCGATGGCTTTGGATGGTTTTCTGCCCTGGATGGTGAGAAAGAGGCTACAGTTTCCATTTTCCGGGGCTTAgcgtttttgttggtttttttttttttttaattgttttggttttgtttgcttgctttggttCAAACTTAATTACTTCAGAATGTCCTTctactgttcctctttctcaaggCGTCTGCCATCTTGTCAGATGACTTGGTTGAGTTTGTTTTCCTGCCGGCTAAGGCCAGTGTGATGAGCTCTTTAAGCCTTCCTGAAGAGACCAGCTCTCTGGCTAGAGTCTTCAGAGTCTGGCTTGGCATCCTTTCTTAGTCTAAATGAAGGAGACTTTTCCCAACTTTTATGTGGGTTTCCTGGGTTGGTAATGGGGTGGAAGCACGAGTGGTTGGAGTATTACAGTTAAGTCGTTAACTATtacagtttctatttttaaacatctATATTTTCTTTAGAGGTAGTGGCTTCTAGCTCCcaaaatattttgtgaaattCCAGTAAGTTCAGCCCAAGGTTTTATGATGCCTTGTGTATCTGTGGGGCCTTGTGTACCTGTGCTGCCTTGTGTATCTGTGGTGCCTTGTGTAGCTATGGTGCCTTATGTAGCTGTGGTGCCTTGTGTAGCTGTGGTGCCTTGTGTAGCAACAGTTCCCAGAtatttaattgttgttttgtttggccttgtattgttttataataaaaaccATGAAAGAAACTAGTAAGTATCAGAAGTCAACTTTGAATTATCCTAGCTCCATGCTCAGTTTTAAGTTTTCAAGTTATTCCTCCAAGACTTCAcacaaatttgttttttaaaaatcaaagctaaaTCTTCCCACTGTGATGCAATTCTTGTAAGTTTCTTCCACCTTGTATGCTTGAATATTTCAACCAAGGCCAATTTAGATAGAGCCTAGCTTTGGACAGATTGAGCCTCTGTGAGAAGACTCCAGTGagtattgtgttttgtgtgtgtgtgtgtgtatgtgtgtgtgtgtgtgtgtgtatgtgtatatatatatatatgatatatatcatatatacacatatatatcatatatatacacatatatatttcatgtatatatatatatatatatgaaaacaatatattaatatattgagAAATTTGGGGCACTGAGGTGGATGCTAGAGTAGTAAAAAGCGaaacaatgaaataaacattGAAAAGAACAAACCCTGCTGCTAAATGAACAACCTTATTTATTCCCTGAGGAAAACCTATGAGTCAGACCTATTTTTAGTCTGACTTCTTAGGTAATGGAAAGTTACTTTGCAAGGGGTCGGGGAACTTGTGTTACCACTGTCATTCAGAGCCTGGGCTTATAACCAGATGCCAAAGGAAGATAAGTTCAATTAACAATAAAATGAACGACAAAAATTAAACAATTCCTAAGGGTGTGGCACTGGGGAGGATCTAACTCTGAGCAAGATGAATAACCCCAAGTCCTGTTCCCAACAGTGGGTAGTGCTGAGCCAAGAAAATGGTCACATTCTGAGAAGCCAGTTAGACGAGGAACATTCTAGAGATCAGGAACCCAGCCACATTTTTCCTGTAACACATTCAGAGAGAAGTGTTGAGGGTCCACACTAAGAAAGTCAGAGCAAAGACACAAACCTGGAAATTGATTTGTAAAACAGTTCCGTGTTAGGTCTTTGTGATGATCAAGGTAAGGAGGGGTAGACGCTGGTGCTTCAGTTCATTTAGGGAAGTAAATAATTCCTGGGCCAAGGCACATACAAAAACCAAGCAGGGATACTGTTAGCCTCAGGGGACACAGACGTCTGTGTGTCACAGGCTGCAAATTCCATGGAAGAAAACAGGTAGGTCAGTGTAGGACACCAAGAATGCAAGACTTGCATCCCCAGCAGCTGGAAGGCGTGTGCAGCCAGAGCACTCCGACTCAGGCTCGCTAAACACGAGCAGCCCCGTCAGCCGCCAGAGCCACTTGGCTGAACCCTCTTCTAGTGCGATCTCTAGATGGGGTGTAGACCTTACTGCTTTTCAGAGGTCAGCCTGTGATTTCACTGTTAACACATAGAGAGGATATATGACAAGAATCGAGATGTTTACATACTAAGGTAAGGAATGTTAACTTTGAGCTGTGATGAGGCCGAGGTTCGGAGAAAGAGAGCTGTAAATGGTGGTCCTTGAACTCAGCAGAGACTCGTCTCAGGAGGAAGTGTCCTGTATTGGTGGGGGACAAATTGCTTTGGAAAGGATATTGTCTCCACTCTCCAGTCAGATGGTGTTTAATGCCCTTTGTAAACAGAGAGAACAccgtagaaacaaagaaaggattgTGAAAGGTTATGTAtacattaattaaatattaaaatatatattatatataaatgccttagaaacaaaaaaggattgggaaaaattatatgtgtatttacttatatatatatatatatatattatatatatatatatatatatatatatatatatatatataatgccttAAAAACAGAGAAGGgattgaaaaattatatataatatatattatatatactatatatatagtcCCCccaatatgatatattatatatcattatataatatataatatttacaatgcacactcacatatgtattcatatatacatatatttcattgAAAGCATGGTTAATGAAGAGAGCAGGGCAGAAAAGGTGGTAAGAGACTCACACTTGCCAGTGTGACTGAGAAGACAGGGATCAAAATGGAAGCACCATGTAGCCATGATCTGTGGGTGTGACCATCCCCTTTCCTTACATTTTGCAGGGCGACGACTCAGATGAAGAAGATCTGTGCATCAGCAACAAATGGACTTTTCAGAGAACCAGCCGCAGGTGGTCCCGTGTGGATGACCTGCATACACTGTTGCCCGGGACAGACAGAAACGGGTCCCCAGGAGGCCCTAGGATGAGAAACACAGCCAGCAGTGAGAGTGTGCTGACAGATCTGAGCGAGCCGGAAGTCTGCTCCATTCACAGCGAAAGCAGTGGGGGGTAGTGATGGCCACAGCCAATCGGGGCATCATTCTGCTGACAGCACACCTGCGCTGGAGGGCAGCCTGATCAGCAGCGGCCTCCTACAGTCTCCCCGAGACAGTCTCAGCCAGTCTCTTCACCCCAAGAATGAGAAACCCACCAGGACCAGGGCCAAGTCCTTTCTGAAACGCATGGACACCCTGAGAGTGAAGGGCGCGCTCGGGAGGCATAAGGGACCAGGGAGGACAGGTCTGGTCATCAGCAGGCCCGCACTGCAGCAGGAGCCCGAGTCCTTGAAGACCATGCAGTGCGTGCAGATACCCAATGGAGATCTGCAGACCTCACCTCCACCTGCCTGCAGGAAAGGCCTCCCAGGCTCCAGGAAGTCGAGTGGCGAGAGCAGCTCCCTGGAGAGCAGCAGCCGAGTGAGCACTCCAGGCCCGAAGGAGCGCAAGTGCCACCACGAGGCCCACAAACGCGGCGGCATGTACCTGGAGGACCTGGATGTGCTGGCAGGGACAGCATTGCCAGACACAGGGGACCAAAACCATGCGCATGGGTTTCACTCCCAAGAGAACTTGGTGGTCCATATTCCCAAGGATCACAAACCGGGAACGTTCCCCAAAGCCCTCTCTATAGAAAGCCTCTCACCCACAGACAACAGCAATGGGGTTAACTGGAGGACAGGGAGTATCTCCCTTGGTAGGCAACAGGGCCCTGGCGTGAGGGAACCCAGACTCATGCCTTCCTGCCACAGAGCCAGCCGCGTCAGTATCTATGACAACGTCCCCAGCTCACACTTGTATGCCAGCACGGGAGATCTGTTGGACCTGGAGAAAGATGGCCTCCTTCCTCAGCTGGACGACATTCTACAGCATGTTAATGGCATACAAGAGGTAGTGGATGACTGGTCAAAAAACATCTTACCCGAACTACAAAGTCACGACGCGTTGGCAGGGGATCCTGGTCTGTCCCCATTCCCGTCTACCAATCAGGTCACTTTAGATTTTGAAGGCAACTCAGTCTCAGAAGGTCGGACAACACCTAGCGATGTGGAAAGGGACAGGACATCTCTGAATGAATCGGAGGCCACTGGGGTCAGAGAAAGAAGGGATTCTGGCGTAGGGGCCTCTCTGACCAGGCCAAACAGGTGAGTCATGTGCTGCTGTGAAGTTACACCGCTTCTGTTTTATAGTGACCATAggctgaattttatttattttgttattacttTTACGCGTATGAGTGTGCCTGCGTGTGTGGATATACACCATGTGTCTGCGgtaccctcagaggtcagaagagtgtaCCAGATCCCCTAGAACCGGAGCCACAGATGCTTGTGAGTGGGTTGctgttgtgggtgctgagaagcaGACCCAGGTCAGAGGACCAGTgttcttagccgctgagccaccTCGCCAGCCTGTCCAGCAAGGACAGACAGACTGTTTGTACAATCACCCGAGGCTTTGCTACGTAATGCATATGGTGAGGAATTATTTCAGCAGAGTTGTTTTTATAGACAGAAAGACTGAATCCATGTCAGTCCATTTCTGTGTTTATCCTTTGTTTCAAACTTAGTTTTGTTGAAGACAAATCTAAGCAAGCTGGCAGGGGCGTCACAGACAGCCgaagcccaggccctgggcgcaggttttattttttattctatgagATAGATCTAAGGCGTGTTTATGCTTTCTGTCTGGCCTTGGCTTTTAAGTCACTGCTCCGTAGAAAATGAGCTGAGGAAATCTAACTCAGAGTCGGTAGCACTGTGTGTGCCAGTGGGGCACCTGCTGAGGCAGTGATGTGCCAATGTGTCACCTGTGCCTGTCACTTTCAGACACCATCTCAGGCACAAAGGACAGGGAGGAGGCAGTACTGTAGCTCCTCAGtgtttcagtctctctctccctccctccctccctccctccctccctccctctctctctccctctctctctctctctctctctctctctctctctctctctctctcgctctcgctcactatcttgctctctctctctccgctctctctcttccttctctctgctctctctcgctcgctctctcgctctttctttcttgctctctctctgctctctctctccactctctgttCTCTCGCTCTCtccgctctctcgctctctctccgcTCTCtgttctctcgctctctctctcccttcttccctctctctctctttctccctccctccctctctctccctccctctctctcccttcctccctccctcctcctctctctctctttctctctctctctgtctctctctctcacacacacacacacacacacacacacacacacgctccactctcctctctctctcctctctctctccactctctgttctctcactctctcgctctccgctctctctcgctctctctccccgctctctctcactctctcctctcctctctctccactctctgttctctcactctctctcgctctctctctccactctctgctctctctctctcctctctctctctctctctctctctctctctctctctctcgctctctcactctctctctctcttgctctctctctgctctctcttcccGCTctccgctctctctctctctcctctctcctctgttctctcgctctctcactctctctccactctctctcttttgctctctccgttctctctctccactctctctctctgctctctcttgctctctctctctcctctcctctctctccactctgttctctcgctctctctcactctctctctgttctctcgctctctctctgctctctgctccctctccctctccctctccctctccctctccctctccttctccctctcccttcccccttggctttatgtctctgtctctttgtctcactATCTggcccatctctctgtctctgtctccatctctctcactTGTCTTTATGTTGTCTTACTCTctcgtatgtatgtgtatgatatatacatatcgTATATATAATCAAAGTCTCTCCTACCATTTTCATTATTGCTCATTAGACAGACCCAAGTTTATAAAATGTATTCTAGCTGTTTTTAAGGAAACCAGGGCATCTTGTGGCCATCAGAATTTATAGAACCCTGCCCAATAGAATCAGCTGGGTTAGATTTTAGCTCTGCAACCAGTCTTATCTATTAAGAACTAGGACCAGAAATTATATCTATATGAATGAGAATGATATCCCTTATTTAAATCCCAAGATGAAACAGTCGATGTGCCCATTCTGGGTTTATACAGCTTGCTAAGTCCGcagctctgtcttttttttttcttcttctgccttGCGCTGGGATTTTCCTTGGCTCAGAAACCTCCCAACGTAGACATTTGACCctaaaggctagcctgagctcccCAGGTGACTGGCAGCCCTGCCCATGTGTTTCAGACGACTACGGTGGAGCAGCTTCCGGCTCTCACACCAGCCCCAGCCTTCCGCAGCCACCACACACATAAGCAGCCAGACAGCCGCCCAGCTCAACCTTCTCCAGCGTTTCTCCCTGCTCCGGCTCACGGCCATCATGGAGAAGTACTCGATGTCCAACAAGCACGGCTGGACCTGGTACGTAGCACGGCTGCCGGGGATCACGTGTTCAGAGCTAAGCACGCAGTCGCAGAGGACTGCCAGTGTTTATGTTTTGGTGTCTGGAGACAGAGCTCTGTCTGCACCACCCTGTCCTGGAAACCGTGGAGCCTTCTGCTTGTCGCCTGCCCTCTGGGCAGCTGGGCTGGGCCTGACGAAGCACACAGGAAACATTGCTTTATTTGTAGCGCTCAGTTGGTTTCCAGGGAAGGGGGGTCGAGTTCTGAGAAAGAAACAAGGCCAGGAACAAGAGATAAATTGTGAACAGGGGAATCAGAAATAAACCTGCCATAGACGATCACTGGCAGTTTGTAAAAAAGCATCTGTCACTTGTACCGTGTGGCCTGGCACAGAACCCACCCTTACAGCATTGGCTCGCTGATGTACATTTGTGCTTTTGTTGCCCAGTAAAACTGAGATTATGTGGTAGATCTTTGGAATTAAGGGCCCGATAAAGTCGACATTGTATGCAGACTTGTTGTGGATACGTGAGTGTGCGATTTGAAAAACATCAAGTGTTGTGTGGAGAAGAATCAATattgtgtttataaaaatgttttcaaaggtTATAAATTGTATGGTCAAAtcaatatacacatgtgtgttaaAACTCCCTTTAAAATGCAGATCTGGCTCTAGAAAACTAAAGACACAGCCAAGAAAATCTAGCTCAAcaccgcccccctcccccatacacgAACATCAACCAAATTTGTTCTTCCTCTTGTAAATCTTGCACAGATTTTGTTGTTTCCGCCATCCCCAACTGGGCAGTTTTAAGTGTCCTCTACACAAGAACTGTTTCAGTTATAATTAAGTTGAAAAATTGCCCACCACCCCAACTTGAAAACAGAGCGCCAGAAAGACAATTTTCTAACTTGAATCCTGGTGTTTAACAGAAATGACAGGTAGGCGAGGGCCCCATAGAGAGCGCCATTGACCATGAATGATGTAGAAAAGGTttacttctgcctctgcctctgaagtgttcCAACAGGAGCTTGGCCTCCCTCTCGCTTACTTCCACAGCCTGTCTGCACAGAGCGCCCCGGGGGCATTGCATGACCTggtttctgtgaattccaggtcCGTTCCAAAGTTCATGAAGAGGATAAAAACTCCTGACTACCGAGACAAGGCTGTCTTCGGTGTTCCGCTCATAGTCCACGTCCAGAGGACAGGACAGCCCCTGCCTCAGAGCATTCA
Coding sequences:
- the Stard13 gene encoding LOW QUALITY PROTEIN: stAR-related lipid transfer protein 13 (The sequence of the model RefSeq protein was modified relative to this genomic sequence to represent the inferred CDS: deleted 1 base in 1 codon); this translates as MSSPRRAVYAPLRRSLSEQLRDSSARAWDLLWRTVRERRLAEIEAKEACDWLRAAGFPQYAQLYEDSQFPINIVAVKKDHDFLERDLVEPLCRRLNTLNKCASMRLDVNFHRKKGDDSDEEDLCISNKWTFQRTSRRWSRVDDLHTLLPGTDRNGSPGGPRMRNTASSESVLTDLSEPEVCSIHSESSGGSDGHSQSGHHSADSTPALEGSLISSGLLQSPRDSLSQSLHPKNEKPTRTRAKSFLKRMDTLRVKGALGRHKGPGRTGLVISRPALQQEPESLKTMQCVQIPNGDLQTSPPPACRKGLPGSRKSSGESSSLESSSRVSTPGPKERKCHHEAHKRGGMYLEDLDVLAGTALPDTGDQNHAHGFHSQENLVVHIPKDHKPGTFPKALSIESLSPTDNSNGVNWRTGSISLGRQQGPGVREPRLMPSCHRASRVSIYDNVPSSHLYASTGDLLDLEKDGLLPQLDDILQHVNGIQEVVDDWSKNILPELQSHDALAGDPGLSPFPSTNQVTLDFEGNSVSEGRTTPSDVERDRTSLNESEATGVRERRDSGVGASLTRPNRRLRWSSFRLSHQPQPSAATTHISSQTAAQLNLLQRFSLLRLTAIMEKYSMSNKHGWTWSVPKFMKRIKTPDYRDKAVFGVPLIVHVQRTGQPLPQSIQQALRYLRSNCLDQVGLFRKSGVKSRIHALRQMNENFPDNVNYEDQSAYDVADMVKQFFRDLPEPLFTNKLSETFLHIYQYVPKEQRLQAVQAAILLLADENREALQTLLCFLHDVVNLVEENQMTPMNLAVCLAPSLFHLNLLKKESSPRVIQKKYATGKPDQKDLNENLAAAQGLAHMITECNRLFEVPHEMVAQSRNSYLEAEIHAPSLDDLGAQLAESGATFHTYLEHLVQGLQKEAKEKFKGWVTCSSPDNTDLAFKKVGDGNPLKLWKASVEVEAPPSVVLNRVLRERHLWDEDFVQWKVVETLDRQTEIYQYVLNSMVPHPSRDFVVLRTWKTDLPKGMCTLVSLSVEHEEARPMGGVRAVVMDSQYLIEPCGSGKSRLTHICRIDLKGHSPEWYSKGFGHLCAAEVARIRNSFQPLIAEGPETKI